The region ACGATGTGTGGACACGCAAGCGTGTGCAAAGTTTGCCCAGGCCAATCGTTGATTTGTTTCATGAGAGACCGACTTTCCAATTTTCTGATACCACTTTCCTGATCCATCGAGACATCACGGATGCCGTCTCCCGCACCATTAACGGATCGAATCGCTCAAGCTCTGCAACTTCGACCTGCCCAGGTCGAAGCAGCCGTTCGTTTGCTCGATGAAGGGAACACGATCCCGTTCATCACCAGGTATCGCAAAGAAGCCACCGGCAATCTCGATGAAGAGAAACTGCGGCTTATCAGCGAAGAGCTCACGTCCGGGCGTCAACTGGAAGAACGGGCATCGGCCATTACCCGCTTGCTTCAGCAGCAACAGCAGCTCACGCCAGAACTGGAAGCCTCCATTCGCGGGGCGACATCACTCAAACAACTCGAAGACCTCTACCTTCCATTTCGCCCCAAGCGAAAAACCCGGGCCACAATTGCCAGGCAACGTGGGCTGGAACCGCTGGCCACACGCATTCTGCATGATGATCGGACATTGGGAGATTTGCAGCAGGCCGCGAAGAGTTTCATCTCCACCGAACAGGGGTTGAACAGCGTCGAAGAAGTTTTGAGTGGTGCTCAGGATATCATCGTCGAGTGGATCAGTGAGAACTCAGCAGTTCGCGAGGCGTGCCGACAGGTTCTCCGTCAGACAGGTCGACTGCAATCCACGGGGATCGAAAAAGCGACACCCCAGATGCAGGCCGAGTACCGCGACTACCTCGACTTCTCCGACATGATCATGAAAATCCCTCCTCATCGGCTGCTCGCACTCAATCGAGGTGAGCGCGAAGAGGTTTTGCGCATCAAGGTTTCGTGGGATAAACATCGCGCACAGTTTGTCACTGGCAAAATTCTGAATGTCGATGCCCGCTGCTACAACCAGTTCATGAACGAGGCGATTGCAGAAGCACTCGAACGGCATCTGCTCCCTTCGCTCGACCGGGAACTACGCAAAGACGTCACACTCAAAGCCGAGAAACACGCGATTGATGTCTTCGCCAGAAATCTTCGCAACCTTTTGCTCCAACCTCCGTTATCACCCCAGCGGGTGCTGGCCATCGATCCTGGTTTACGAACGGGTTGCAAGCTGGCTGTGCTGAACGAAACCGGCGATGTCCTCGCACTCGATGTGGTCTACATCACCGGCAATGCCGACCGGCAACTCGAGGCACGCAACAAGATTGTCCAGCTGGTTCGCGAGCATGGCATCAAAACCATCGCGATTGGCAACGGAACGGCCTGCCGCGAAACGGAAGAACTCGTGGCACAGGCTATTCGCGATGAACTGCCCGATGTGCATTACATTATCGTCAATGAGGCCGGGGCGAGCATTTACTCCGCCAGCACCATTGCCCGCGAAGAATTCCCCGAGCTGGATGCCACCGCTCGAGGGACAATTTCCATTGCCCGCCGCTTGCTGGATCCCCTCAGTGAACTCGTCAAGATCGAACCTCAACACTTAGGTGTCGGCATGTATCAGCACGACATTCCGCCCAAACAATTGAAGTCGGCTCTCGATGGTGTGGTTGAATCGTGTGTGAACTATGTAGGTGTCGATCTCAATACGGCGAGTGCCTCGTTACTGCGGTATGTCTCGGGGCTGAATCAACTCCTCGCCAAGCGAATTGTCGATCGACGCAAAGTTCGTGGGCCATTTCGAAATCGGGCCGAACTGCTCGAAGTCCAGGGGATCGGCCCCACGATCTTCACTCAGGCAGCGGGCTTTTTGAAAGTCGCCGGGAGTGAACCACTGGACGGCACGTGGATTCACCCGGAGAGCTACCCAGCCACCAAAACCCTGCTGGAAAAGCTGCAGGTTCCACTCGTCGAATTAACCGGCGAAAACTCCACCAATCTATGGCGGAGCCAGTTGCTGCAGCAGGCCGAACAGATCAAACAGCAACCCACCGAACTGGAACGTCTGGCCAGCGATGTGCATGTCGGCATGGAAACTTTGCGCGATATCCTCGACTCGCTGCTAAGGCCCGGGCGCGATCCGCGCCTCGACCTGCCCAAGCCGGTCTTCAGGCAGGACATTCTGCGATTTGAAGACCTCGCGGAAGGTGTCGAACTGGAAGGGACCATCCTCAATGTGGTCGACTTTGGTGCATTTGTTGACATTGGCTTAAAGGACAGCGCTCTGATCCACGTTTCCAAAATGTCGAATCAGTTCATTCGCAACCCGCACGAAATTGTCTCGGTGGGAGACCGCGTCACCGTCTGGGTCGCGGACATTGACAAGGAACGTCGACGGGTCGGATTGAGCCTGATACGACCTCAACCCTCTCTGTAACGATCGCCCTGAGCGAATTTAGGCCGTAAGCCACGAGAGCCGAAGGTTCAATCGCTCACTTCTGCGTGTTGCCAGGAGTCGATGTGATCGCTGAACGACCATTCTTTTGTCGATTTTCCGTGATCACTCGCTGAAACCTGAGCGAAACGAAGTCGGCACACCACTTGCTTAATGTTACATCCACGTCAGTCGGGGATGAACGGGTGATTGATACGCTTTCCATAAAATAAGGGCGATCTTTGTGCCATGCTTGCAGCTCTGGGCAAGCATGTTTTCACAACCAACAACGCGCTGTGATTTCCTGGGAAACGTATTAGATCTCAGGCTTGCACGCTATCCCCGAATTTTAGCGAGGCTTTTCAAGGTCGCCCCACCGAGATTTGCTTCATGACTGCTGAATTCGCACGACCCTTTTGAGGAGAAACATGATGAAGAGTTTAATGAGCGGTGCCGTGGCGATGACGTTGATTGCCGGCTTGGTGGGATGCAGCGAAAGCCCGATGCAGCCGCAGGCTGATATGATCCGGCACGAAACAAAGCGTGTGTCCAATGATAGCCGTAACGAAGCGAATAGCGCAGCCGAAGCGATTCGCAATCAGACGGGAAAGACCATTACGGGTGAATCAAAGTCCGGCGTCGCGGAAGACACGGCTGACTACATTGAGAAGATTGGTGAGCGGAAGGCCGATGCCGTCGAGAAGGCTGGCGAAAAGAAAGCCGATCAACTCGAAGAAATGAAGCCATAAGCGAACCAACTCATATAACGATATCCGCCGGATGGAAAGTAACTTTTTCAAGTTCTTCCATTCGGCGGTTTTTTCCTTTTTGAATAAAGAAAACGCGGTGATCTCACCTCCAAATAGGCCCATTTTTCTATATGGATTCCAATAACGAGTGCGCATTGGGTGGCTGGGGTTGAGTCTTCTAACCCCCAGCGATCTTCGACCGGGTGGCTGGGGTTGAGTCTTCGAACCCCCCAGCGATCTTCGACCGGGTGGCTGGGGTTGAGCGTCTTCGCGAACCCCCAGTTTTTGCCGATGACCGCTGCTTGTAGCTGGAATTCGTATCAATTTGTATTGATCGATGCCGCTACCGCATTACGGCAAGTATCAATCAGTGCCGCACGATCCACCGGCTTGGAAATATAGTAGTCACATCCTGAATCGAGGCAGCGTTTCTTGTCCCATTCCATAGCATGCGCCGTTAAGGCAATAATGGGGTGAGTGAATCCTTTCGTCCGCAATGAGCGTGCCAGGGTATAGCCATCCATTTCAGGCATCTGCATATCGGTCACAATGAGATCAAACAGACCGACATTCTTCAGAGAACCTTGAATCGTTCCGTCGGATGTCATCGCTTCGAGTGCCAGTTTCCCGTTGTCAAACACCGCGACATCTGCGCCCGCCTTACGAAGATGAAAAGCAATGAGTCGCTGATTATCCAATCCATCCTCAACGAGAGCGATGTTCAAGCCATCCAGCGGGAGCTGTTTGACAATCTCCACTGCCAACTCTTCTTTCACCAGTCGTTTCGTGGAACTCTCGGGCTTGACCTCTGTGACGACTTCATGTGGCGCTTCAGCCAGCCCCGTTGAAATAGTGAGTTGAAAGACACTCCCCTTTCCTGGCTCGCTGCTGATCGTGATGTTTCCACCCAGAAGTTGAGCCAGACTTTTGCTGATGCGCAGTCCAAGACCAGTGCCGCCAAACTTGCGCGTGGTGCTGGTATCGGCCTGCACAAAAGCGCCGAAGAGTTGACTCATCTGCTGCGGAGTCATCCCGATACCAGTATCAACAACATCGATCACGATTAAGCCCGGAAAGGTATTCGCATCGGTATGCACCTTCATCGAGACTTCGCCATGCTCGGTAAACTTGATGGCATTCCCCAGCAGATTCACGAGAATCTGCTTCAGCCGCACAGGATCCGTATGGATGATCGTGGGCAGTGGTTCCACAAGGTTCAAACGGAGATTGATCCCCTTGCGAGTCGCCTTGAACTGCATCAGGGATTCGACATCTTTAACTAGATACGCGAGATCCGTGGGAATCTTCTCGACAGTCATCATGCCAGCTTCGATCTTCGAGAGATCGAGGATATCGTTAATGATCTCCAGAAGATGGTCTCCGTTGCGGCGAATCGTCTCAATGCACTCGATACGCTCAGCCGAAGTCGTCCCGGCCGGATCACTATTCTCGGCCAGGAGTTCCGTATAGCCCAGAATCGCGGTCATCGGCGTGCGGATTTCATGACTCATATTCGCGAGAAAATCGGTCTTGGCACGGTTGGCCGATTCGGCGGCATTCCTGAGACGCTCCATTTCCTCAGCGTGGCGTTTGAGTTCCTCCTGATGTTGATGCTGCTCAGTGATATCACTTTCAATCGCCATAAAACCCGAGATCTCGCCACGTTCATCACGCAGTGGATCGATTTCAATGCGAATATAGTATTCTCGCCCGTTCTTGGAGTAGTTCACGACTTCTTCCGTGACGGGAAGCCCCTGGCGGATCGCATCACCAATTCGTTGGATCGCCATGGGGTTGGTATTGGGACCTTGCAGAACGTCTCCCGGTTTCTTCCCGCGAAGGTCTTCAATCGTATAACCGCAGATACGGGTGAACCCTTCATTGATCCATTCGACACGGCCCTTGCGATCGGTGATCACCACACCATTCGCTGTGCGGCGGGCGATCTCCGCTAGACGGTTCACCTCGGAGGTGCGGTTCCTCACCTGCCGCTCCAGTTCGACGGCCCTCGACTCAACCGCCTCACGCAACTGGCGCTCCAACCTCTTCGATGCAAACACCTTCCCGAACGATGCGAGATTGGTACAGAATCGCCAGGAAAAGATATTGAGTGCCAAAAGGAAGAATGCCAGCAGCCGGTAGGCGGGCCACACAAACATCAGCATCGACATGGCATAGCCGCAGATCGCGCAGAAGAGAAAAATCGCGGCCAGATCGAACAACTGCTGATTGCGATCCTCAGCCCGCTCGTCGAAGTACGATCTCATCCAGAAAATAAAAATTCGTAGATAGGCCACAATCACCGCGGCATTCAGCACCAGCAGCGCGATGATCCACGGCCAATCACTTGTCCCCTCAGATGTGAGCAGACAATGTGTGCGGGGCATGTAATAGCCGCCACCAGTGAAGAAATCGACAATCGATGCACCAGTCCGCGACGGTGCATGATCGAGTCGATTGACCGGCGATATCGCAGAAACCGGCACACCGAAAGCAGAGGCCGGAAGCGGGCACATCTCATGGGTACTGGCCAGATGAGCCGTCTGGATAAATTTCGGACACGATGCCAGTGGCGGCGAGTCGCTAGGGTTCACGCTCGATGAGGGAAGCAGAGAATCGCGTTCAGAATTGAGCGAGCAGGATCGATCCCAGAGAATCAGGCCGAGAAACGAGAGAGCGACGGCTCCCGCAATCCAGCGCGGATCGCGGGCACACCTCGAAACTCGAGGGTTGTCTGGCGGACTAGGCGGCACCGTACGGCTCCAGGAAATTGTTACGCAAAGAATTCAGTCGATTTCGGCATAGCCCTTATGAAATTCTTCGCCACTGACAGACTTCCTGAATCAGTTCACCACTCTCATCATCAGCCCGAACAGTGTTTCCACTCACGCTACACTTGGAAAAGGTGGCATTGGCGAAAGAGTCAGAACATAATCAAGCATTCAACGGGTGGCACAGCCTTGGGTGGCACGACCCTGAAGGCTTTGCGAAAGGGCGTGGTCTTTCCACTCCTCAACATCACATTGTGGTGTACCACCGAATGGCCGGATTCAGATCTCCTACTCCGCCTCCCGGCCACAAAGTGTTGCCAGCTCAAACGCTTCCGCGATATGTTTTGCCGACGTGACAGCATATTCGCCATACACAATCAGCGTCCGTCACCTGTGGACAAACCACGACGTCTGACCAGTCTTCAGCCACACATTGAAATCAGTGCTCACACAAATTTGTCACAAAAGACAGCAAGCCTGTTTGTCGGTATCTCTCATCTCGCCGTTGATCTCTGGAAAGCGTACCAAACTCACCTCTGCAAAGAGAGATTCACATCATGCAGCCAAAACAGCTCTCCGAATGTGCCGCAGCCATTCACCGACTCCTCAAACACGCCCGAATGACATGGCTTCTAGGTTCTCTGGCCTTCATGGTATGTGATGGGAATTCCGCTGCCTGTCAGGCCTCCGATCCACCCCTGGAACAGACGGCAAACGCCACCGAAGTCTTCTCCCTCTCGGAAATCTCTTCGAAGCTGAAGGAGCTACCACCCAGCCTCGCCCAATGGCAGGGCTTTCCCGTCCATCAGCTCGAAAGTGGTGGCAGACAGGCCATGATTGTCATGCCCAAGATGGCACACAACATTCCCGAAGGCCGCGGCAAGCCCTGGGTCTGGATTGGCGAGTTCCCCCATGTGCTCAATGACTTTGAAACCCGCATGCTGCGGGAAGGGTTCGCCATTGTCTATTTACCCACTCCCAATCAGTTCGGATTAGCCCCCGCCATGAAAGCGTGGGAAGAATTCTATGACCGTCTCACGCGCGACTATGGCTTTGACCAGCAACCCGCACTCGTCGGCATCAGCCGGGGTGGCTTATACGTTTACAACTGGGCCTCCCGGCATCCCGACAAAGTCTGCTGCATTTACGGCGACGCCCCGGTGTGTGATATCCTGAGCTGGCCCGCTGGTCAACCTGTCAACGCCCAATACAAAGGGCCAGGCAGCGCTCCCAATTGGAAAGCACTCAAGGAAATAGCCGGGATCGCCAGCGATGCCGAGATCGCCAAAGCCGGCTTAAGCCCGATCGATCAACTCGAACCCCTGGCCAAGGCAAACATCCCCCTGCTCCATGTCTATGGCGATGCCGACGAAGTCGTACCCTGGGATGAAAACACGGGAGTACTCGCCACCAGGTACAAGGCCCTGGGTGGCGAGATCACCCTCATTCCCAAGCCCGGCGTCAAACATCACCCCCACGGACTGACCGATTCCACACCTATCGTCGAATTCGTTAAGAAAAGCTGGCTGAAGCAATAGCCGCCGTTCGTAAAAATGTGCTGGCACGCTTCCCCGATATCGAGCATGA is a window of Planctopirus limnophila DSM 3776 DNA encoding:
- a CDS encoding Tex family protein; this translates as MPSPAPLTDRIAQALQLRPAQVEAAVRLLDEGNTIPFITRYRKEATGNLDEEKLRLISEELTSGRQLEERASAITRLLQQQQQLTPELEASIRGATSLKQLEDLYLPFRPKRKTRATIARQRGLEPLATRILHDDRTLGDLQQAAKSFISTEQGLNSVEEVLSGAQDIIVEWISENSAVREACRQVLRQTGRLQSTGIEKATPQMQAEYRDYLDFSDMIMKIPPHRLLALNRGEREEVLRIKVSWDKHRAQFVTGKILNVDARCYNQFMNEAIAEALERHLLPSLDRELRKDVTLKAEKHAIDVFARNLRNLLLQPPLSPQRVLAIDPGLRTGCKLAVLNETGDVLALDVVYITGNADRQLEARNKIVQLVREHGIKTIAIGNGTACRETEELVAQAIRDELPDVHYIIVNEAGASIYSASTIAREEFPELDATARGTISIARRLLDPLSELVKIEPQHLGVGMYQHDIPPKQLKSALDGVVESCVNYVGVDLNTASASLLRYVSGLNQLLAKRIVDRRKVRGPFRNRAELLEVQGIGPTIFTQAAGFLKVAGSEPLDGTWIHPESYPATKTLLEKLQVPLVELTGENSTNLWRSQLLQQAEQIKQQPTELERLASDVHVGMETLRDILDSLLRPGRDPRLDLPKPVFRQDILRFEDLAEGVELEGTILNVVDFGAFVDIGLKDSALIHVSKMSNQFIRNPHEIVSVGDRVTVWVADIDKERRRVGLSLIRPQPSL
- a CDS encoding PAS domain-containing hybrid sensor histidine kinase/response regulator — translated: MPPSPPDNPRVSRCARDPRWIAGAVALSFLGLILWDRSCSLNSERDSLLPSSSVNPSDSPPLASCPKFIQTAHLASTHEMCPLPASAFGVPVSAISPVNRLDHAPSRTGASIVDFFTGGGYYMPRTHCLLTSEGTSDWPWIIALLVLNAAVIVAYLRIFIFWMRSYFDERAEDRNQQLFDLAAIFLFCAICGYAMSMLMFVWPAYRLLAFFLLALNIFSWRFCTNLASFGKVFASKRLERQLREAVESRAVELERQVRNRTSEVNRLAEIARRTANGVVITDRKGRVEWINEGFTRICGYTIEDLRGKKPGDVLQGPNTNPMAIQRIGDAIRQGLPVTEEVVNYSKNGREYYIRIEIDPLRDERGEISGFMAIESDITEQHQHQEELKRHAEEMERLRNAAESANRAKTDFLANMSHEIRTPMTAILGYTELLAENSDPAGTTSAERIECIETIRRNGDHLLEIINDILDLSKIEAGMMTVEKIPTDLAYLVKDVESLMQFKATRKGINLRLNLVEPLPTIIHTDPVRLKQILVNLLGNAIKFTEHGEVSMKVHTDANTFPGLIVIDVVDTGIGMTPQQMSQLFGAFVQADTSTTRKFGGTGLGLRISKSLAQLLGGNITISSEPGKGSVFQLTISTGLAEAPHEVVTEVKPESSTKRLVKEELAVEIVKQLPLDGLNIALVEDGLDNQRLIAFHLRKAGADVAVFDNGKLALEAMTSDGTIQGSLKNVGLFDLIVTDMQMPEMDGYTLARSLRTKGFTHPIIALTAHAMEWDKKRCLDSGCDYYISKPVDRAALIDTCRNAVAASINTN
- a CDS encoding alpha/beta hydrolase family protein encodes the protein MQPKQLSECAAAIHRLLKHARMTWLLGSLAFMVCDGNSAACQASDPPLEQTANATEVFSLSEISSKLKELPPSLAQWQGFPVHQLESGGRQAMIVMPKMAHNIPEGRGKPWVWIGEFPHVLNDFETRMLREGFAIVYLPTPNQFGLAPAMKAWEEFYDRLTRDYGFDQQPALVGISRGGLYVYNWASRHPDKVCCIYGDAPVCDILSWPAGQPVNAQYKGPGSAPNWKALKEIAGIASDAEIAKAGLSPIDQLEPLAKANIPLLHVYGDADEVVPWDENTGVLATRYKALGGEITLIPKPGVKHHPHGLTDSTPIVEFVKKSWLKQ